A stretch of the Muntiacus reevesi chromosome 8, mMunRee1.1, whole genome shotgun sequence genome encodes the following:
- the ZDHHC23 gene encoding palmitoyltransferase ZDHHC23 isoform X1: MKGSVKPVKKTKAEEPELEPLCCCEYIDRNGEKNHVAACLCDCQDLDEGCDRWITCKSMQPETCEKIMDTISDRLRIPWLRGAKKVNISILPPLFLLPVFLRVASWHFLLGVVVLTSLPMLALWYYYLTHRRKEQTLFFLSLGLFSLGYMYYVFLQEVVPKGRVGPTRLALLTCGLLLILFALYRAKKNPGYLRNPAHNDRALSGSQVECLNRKGPEKTKGFPSADLSGSLNNRAPKDETKDSPRTSAGSPAKGKEDWCTKCQLVRPARAWHCRICGICVRRMDHHCVWINSCVGESNHQAFILALLVFLLTSVYGITLTLDTICTDRSVFTALFYCPGVYADYSSALCFTCVWYSVIITGSMAYIFLIQLINISYNVTEREVQQALRQKTGRRLLCGLIVDTGQYNRGFLRNWHQFSTLGVHPFHHPAEDIV; encoded by the exons ATGAAGGGCAGTGTGAAGCCAGTGAAGAAAACCAAAGCGGAAGAACCTGAATTGGAGCCCCTGTGCTGCTGCGAGTACATAGATCGAAATGGGGAAAAGAACCACGTGGCTGCTTGCTTGTGTGATTGCCAAGATCTGGACGAAGGGTGTGATAG ATGGATCACGTGTAAGTCCATGCAGCCTGAGACCTGTGAAAAGATCATGGACACAATCTCAGACCGCCTCCGGATTCCTTGGCTTAGGGGAGCCAAGAAAGTTAACATTAGCATCCTTCCCCCACTGTTCCTGCTGCCGGTCTTCCTCCGTGTGGCTTCCTGGCATTTCCTGCTGGGGGTGGTGGTTttgacctccctccccatgcTGGCTCTGTGGTACTACTACCTCACTCACAGAAGGAAAGAACAGACTCTGTTTTTCCTGAGCCTCGGACTGTTCTCCCTGGGCTACATGTACTACGTGTTCCTGCAGGAAGTGGTCCCCAAGGGGCGTGTGGGGCCCACTCGGCTGGCTCTTCTTACCTGCGGGTTATTGCTCATCCTCTTTGCCTTGTACAGAGCCAAGAAGAATCCAGGCTACCTCAGAAACCCAGCACACAACGACAGGGCTCTAAGTGGCAGCCAGGTTGAATGCCTGAACAGAAAAGGGCCTGAGAAGACCAAGGGGTTCCCTAGCGCAGATCTGTCGGGCAGTCTCAACAACCGCGCACCCAAGGATGAGACTAAGGACTCCCCGAGGACATCGGCCGGAAGCCCGGCCAAAGGGAAGGAGGACTGGTGCACCAAGTGCCAGTTGGTGCGGCCAGCCCGGGCGTGGCACTGCCGGATCTGCGGCATCTGTGTGAGGAGGATGGATCATCACTGTGTCTG GATAAATAGCTGTGTTGGAGAATCAAACCATCAAGCATTTATACTTGCCCTTTTGGTCTTCCTGCTCACCTCGGTGTATGGGATAACGCTGACCTTGGACACCATCTGTACAGACAGAAGTGTCTTCACAGCTCTCTTCTATTGCCCTGGAGTGTATGCAGATTACAG CTCGGCTCTGTGCTTCACCTGCGTGTGGTACTCTGTGATTATCACGGGGAGCATGGCCtacatcttcctgatccagctgATAAACATCAGCTACAACGTGACCGAGAGGGAGGTGCAGCAGGCCCTGCGACAGAAGACAGGGCGCCGGCTGCTCTGCGGGCTCATTGTGGACACAGGCCAGTACAATCGGGGCTTCCTGCGGAACTGGCACCAGTTCTCCACCTTGGGCGTGCACCCCTTCCACCACCCTGCCGAGGACATTGTCTGA
- the ZDHHC23 gene encoding palmitoyltransferase ZDHHC23 isoform X2, whose protein sequence is MKGSVKPVKKTKAEEPELEPLCCCEYIDRNGEKNHVAACLCDCQDLDEGCDRWITCKSMQPETCEKIMDTISDRLRIPWLRGAKKVNISILPPLFLLPVFLRVASWHFLLGVVVLTSLPMLALWYYYLTHRRKEQTLFFLSLGLFSLGYMYYVFLQEVVPKGRVGPTRLALLTCGLLLILFALYRAKKNPGYLRNPAHNDRALSGSQVECLNRKGPEKTKGFPSADLSGSLNNRAPKDETKDSPRTSAGSPAKGKEDWCTKCQLVRPARAWHCRICGICVRRMDHHCVCCVGESNHQAFILALLVFLLTSVYGITLTLDTICTDRSVFTALFYCPGVYADYSSALCFTCVWYSVIITGSMAYIFLIQLINISYNVTEREVQQALRQKTGRRLLCGLIVDTGQYNRGFLRNWHQFSTLGVHPFHHPAEDIV, encoded by the exons ATGAAGGGCAGTGTGAAGCCAGTGAAGAAAACCAAAGCGGAAGAACCTGAATTGGAGCCCCTGTGCTGCTGCGAGTACATAGATCGAAATGGGGAAAAGAACCACGTGGCTGCTTGCTTGTGTGATTGCCAAGATCTGGACGAAGGGTGTGATAG ATGGATCACGTGTAAGTCCATGCAGCCTGAGACCTGTGAAAAGATCATGGACACAATCTCAGACCGCCTCCGGATTCCTTGGCTTAGGGGAGCCAAGAAAGTTAACATTAGCATCCTTCCCCCACTGTTCCTGCTGCCGGTCTTCCTCCGTGTGGCTTCCTGGCATTTCCTGCTGGGGGTGGTGGTTttgacctccctccccatgcTGGCTCTGTGGTACTACTACCTCACTCACAGAAGGAAAGAACAGACTCTGTTTTTCCTGAGCCTCGGACTGTTCTCCCTGGGCTACATGTACTACGTGTTCCTGCAGGAAGTGGTCCCCAAGGGGCGTGTGGGGCCCACTCGGCTGGCTCTTCTTACCTGCGGGTTATTGCTCATCCTCTTTGCCTTGTACAGAGCCAAGAAGAATCCAGGCTACCTCAGAAACCCAGCACACAACGACAGGGCTCTAAGTGGCAGCCAGGTTGAATGCCTGAACAGAAAAGGGCCTGAGAAGACCAAGGGGTTCCCTAGCGCAGATCTGTCGGGCAGTCTCAACAACCGCGCACCCAAGGATGAGACTAAGGACTCCCCGAGGACATCGGCCGGAAGCCCGGCCAAAGGGAAGGAGGACTGGTGCACCAAGTGCCAGTTGGTGCGGCCAGCCCGGGCGTGGCACTGCCGGATCTGCGGCATCTGTGTGAGGAGGATGGATCATCACTGTGTCTG CTGTGTTGGAGAATCAAACCATCAAGCATTTATACTTGCCCTTTTGGTCTTCCTGCTCACCTCGGTGTATGGGATAACGCTGACCTTGGACACCATCTGTACAGACAGAAGTGTCTTCACAGCTCTCTTCTATTGCCCTGGAGTGTATGCAGATTACAG CTCGGCTCTGTGCTTCACCTGCGTGTGGTACTCTGTGATTATCACGGGGAGCATGGCCtacatcttcctgatccagctgATAAACATCAGCTACAACGTGACCGAGAGGGAGGTGCAGCAGGCCCTGCGACAGAAGACAGGGCGCCGGCTGCTCTGCGGGCTCATTGTGGACACAGGCCAGTACAATCGGGGCTTCCTGCGGAACTGGCACCAGTTCTCCACCTTGGGCGTGCACCCCTTCCACCACCCTGCCGAGGACATTGTCTGA